Proteins encoded together in one Camelina sativa cultivar DH55 chromosome 9, Cs, whole genome shotgun sequence window:
- the LOC104715254 gene encoding cation/H(+) antiporter 4-like has translation MEFGDDRNHYLRDTWRDANMICGVVPINPSSNGLWPSQKLPDPIANIEFWNYMFPHVEIIFLIVTVLWQFFHFFLKPLGMTRFTSHMLTGILLSKSFLKENTPARNFISSEDYKETLFGLVGACSYMMFWFLMGVKMDLGLIRSTGRKAIAIGVSSVLLSIMVCAFIFSFILKDVGTKKGEPVMDPFEIILIYLIQCLSSFPVIGNLLFELKLQNSELGRLAMSSAVISDFSTSILSSVLVFLKELKDERTRLGSVFIGDVIVGNRPMKRAGTVMFFVLFAIYIFRPLMFFIVKRTPSGRPVKNFYVYAIIILVFGSAILADWCKQNIFVGPFILGLAVPHGPPLGSAVVQKFESVVFGTLLPFFVATSAEEVDTSILKSWIDLKSISILVSISFLVKFALTTLPAFLYGVPINDCIALSLIMSFKGIFEFGGYAYGYQRGTLRPVTFTVLSLYILVNSAIIPPILRRIYDPSRMYAGYEKRNMLHMKPNSELRILSCIYRTDDIRPVINLLEATCPSRENPVATYVLHLMELVGQASPVLISHRLQTRKSENTSYNSENVVVSFEQFHKDYFGSVFVSTYTALSIPKMMHGDICMLALNNTTSLIILPFHQTWSADGSAIVSDSKMIRKLNKSVLDMSPCSVGIFVYRSSIGRRTIKETAINFSSYQVCMLFLGGKDDREALTLARRMARDSRINVTVVSLVSSEQISKQIADWDRILDLELLRDAKSSAVAGGHIAFSEEVVNDASQTSELLKSIANEYELFIVGRGKGRKSVFTEGLEEWSEFEELGIIGDLLSSQDFNCQASVLVIQQQQQMI, from the exons GGAGATGATAGGAACCATTACCTGAGAGATACATGGAGAGATGCAAACATGATCTGCGGTGTCGTGCCCATTAACCCGAGCTCGAACGGGCTGTGGCCTTCCCAGAAGCTACCTGATCCTATCGCCAACATTGAGTTCTGGAATTACATGTTTCCACATGTTGAGATTATTTTCCTCATTGTCACCGTTCTCTGGCAGTTCTTCCATTTCTTCCTCAAACCTCTCGGCATGACTCGTTTCACCTCCCATATGCTT ACTGGGATTCTCCTAAGCAAGTCATTTCTGAAGGAGAATACACCGGCTAGGAACTTCATCTCGTCGGAAGACTACAAAGAGACTCTGTTTGGTCTAGTTGGTGCATGTTCCTACATGATGTTTTGGTTCTTGATGGGAGTCAAAATGGACTTAGGTCTGATCCGCAGCACAGGGAGAAAAGCCATAGCGATCGGTGTTTCTTCTGTGTTACTCTCGATAATGGTTTGTGCCTTTATCTTCTCCTTTATCCTAAAAGATGTAGGGACGAAAAAGGGAGAACCAGTTATGGATCCCTTTGAAATCATCTTGATCTATTTGATCCAATGCCTTTCGTCGTTTCCTGTCATTGGAAACCTTCTTTTCGAGCTTAAGCTCCAGAATTCAGAGCTTGGCCGTCTCGCTATGTCTTCCGCAGTGATCAGTGACTTCAGCACTTCGATTCTCTCCTCGGTTCTAGTCTTTTTAAAGGAACTCAAGGACGAGAGAACTCGTCTTGGATCAGTTTTTATTGGAGATGTTATCGTTGGAAACCGTCCTATGAAGCGTGCAGGCACAGTGATGTTCTTCGTCTTGTTTGCCATATACATTTTCAGGCCATTAATGTTCTTCATCGTCAAGAGAACGCCTTCTGGTCGTCCCGTTAAAAATTTCTATGTATACGCAATCATCATTCTTGTCTTTGGATCAGCCATTCTTGCTGACTGGtgcaaacaaaatatattcGTAGGACCTTTCATATTAGGTTTAGCTGTTCCCCACGGTCCACCTTTGGGTTCTGCAGTCGTTCAGAAGTTTGAGTCTGTGGTTTTCGGCACATTACTTCCATTCTTTGTAGCTACCTCCGCCGAAGAGGTCGATACTTCCATCTTGAAGTCTTGGATAGATCTCAAGAGTATCTCCATCCTCGTGTCTATATCGTTTCTTGTCAAATTTGCTCTCACGACTCTCCCTGCCTTTTTATACGGTGTGCCAATAAATGACTGTATTGCTTTGTCTCTTATTATGTCATTCAAAGGCATTTTCGAGTTTGGCGGTTACGCTTACGGGTATCAAAGAGGG ACCCTTCGACCGGTGACCTTTACGGTTTTATCTCTTTACATATTGGTGAACTCTGCAATCATACCTCCGATATTGAGACGCATTTACGATCCTTCGAGGATGTACGCAGGATACGAGAAGCGGAACATGCTTCACATGAAACCAAACTCCGAGCTTAGGATTCTATCGTGTATCTATAGAACAGACGATATACGTCCCGTGATCAATCTCCTTGAAGCTACTTGTCCCTCAAGAGAAAACCCTGTAGCTACTTACGTCCTTCACTTGATGGAGCTTGTGGGACAAGCCAGTCCTGTCCTCATCTCTCACAGGTTGCAAACACGTAAAAGCGAGAACACGTCTTACAATTCTGAAAACGTAGTTGTCTCATTCGAACAGTTCCACAAAGATTATTTCGGTTCTGTTTTCGTTAGCACGTACACGGCTTTATCGATACCGAAGATGATGCATGGAGACATTTGTATGCTGGCTCTCAACAACACAACGTCTCTTATCATCCTTCCTTTTCACCAGACTTGGTCCGCTGATGGATCAGCCATTGTTTCAGACAGCAAGATGATCAGGAAACTGAACAAGAGTGTCCTCGACATGTCTCCTTGCTCTGTCGGAATCTTTGTTTACCGAAGCAGCATTGGCCGAAGAACAATCAAAGAGACAGCTATAAACTTCTCATCTTACCAAGTATGTATGCTCTTCCTCGGAGGTAAAGACGATAGAGAAGCTTTAACACTCGCTAGGAGAATGGCTCGTGATTCAAGAATCAACGTCACAGTGGTTTCCCTCGTCTCTTCCGAACAGATATCCAAACAAATAGCCGATTGGGACCGAATCCTCGATTTAGAACTACTCAGAGATGCGAAGAGCAGCGCTGTAGCCGGTGGCCACATTGCCTTCTCCGAGGAAGTAGTGAATGACGCGTCTCAGACATCGGAGTTGTTGAAATCAATTGCAAATGAGTACGAACTATTCATCGTTGGAAGAGGAAAAGGAAGGAAGAGTGTTTTCACGGAAGGGCTTGAGGAATGGAGTGAGTTCGAGGAGCTTGGCATCATTGGAGATCTCTTGTCTTCACAAGATTTTAATTGCCAAGCTTCTGTGTTGGTGAtacagcagcaacaacagatgatttag
- the LOC104715256 gene encoding cation/H(+) antiporter 12-like, which translates to MNTTTYFHGCIPVVFNISSYGFWENLNSPDVIFGYSLPLMELQILLIFAFIVTIHIFLRCIGISPVPSYMLAGLILGPQLFDLRERSSGKLSWDPVLDGNASLRGLSVCGNIMLAFLMTVKISRRLAFHNGWLPIVVGILTFIVPFFGGLCVRNLYTSNIDPHYLPHKKVLAERTVIISTQSSILLPTVTYFLSELKILNSELGRLVLSASLINDIFGCLVHILAYLRGTYKNISPVTAYRDLIGVIVLILIVFLIFRPIVEWIVERTPEGKPVADVYVHGAVLSVIASAVYSSFFNMKYLLGPFFMGIIIPEGPPIGSALEAKYEALTMNVLIPISIAFSTMRCDVMKIIYEYDDIMYNIFLIAFTGVLKMAAGMVPCLYCKVPLKESIAASLLLCTKSFSEIFLYESTFDDSYISQATYTFLILCALINSGVIPTALAGLYDPKKKYIGYQKRNIMNLKPNSDLSILTCVHKPENISAAISFLQLFPSSIMVTVLHLVKLIGKIVPVLISHNEKTKRLVNNSYIHTANLAFSKLESVTMTMFTALTHENLMHDDICMLALEHATSMIIIPSGRKWAIDGTFESEDEAIRRLNKSLLQNAPCSIGILVDRGQFSCRGTKRYHINVGVLFIGGKDDREALSLVKKMKHNPRIKVTVIQVISNRETEATDWEYILDHEVLEDLRNTEASNCISYTERIVTGGPEVATTVRLLSEAYDLMVLGRDHGMAQPDFDGLKEWTELPELGVIGDLLAARDLDSRVSVLVVQQQQQT; encoded by the exons ATGAATACAACGACCTATTTCCACGGTTGCATACCCGTAGTGTTCAACATCTCGTCTTATGGATTTTGGGAAAACCTAAACTCGCCAGATGTGATCTTCGGATATTCATTGCCTCTCATGGAGCTTCAGATATTACTCATCTTCGCATTTATCGTCACgattcacatatttcttagatGCATTGGCATTTCCCCGGTTCCTTCTTATATGCTG GCTGGTCTGATTCTAGGGCCTCAATTGTTCGATCTTAGGGAAAGATCATCAGGAAAGTTATCGTGGGATCCAGTACTAGATGGAAACGCGTCGTTAAGAGGCCTCTCAGTGTGTGGAAACATTATGCTTGCGTTTTTGATGACAGTCAAAATCAGCCGTAGATTGGCATTCCACAACGGATGGCTACCCATCGTGGTCGGGATCTTGACCTTCATTGTTCCTTTCTTCGGTGGTTTGTGTGTGCGGAATCTCTACACGAGCAATATAGACCCTCACTACTTACCGCATAAGAAAGTCCTTGCCGAACGCACTGTTATCATCTCAACCCAATCCTCGATTCTCTTGCCCACAGTCACCTATTTCCTGTCGGAACTAAAGATCCTCAACTCCGAACTCGGTCGCCTTGTGTTGTCTGCATCCCTAATTAATGACATATTCGGGTGTTTGGTCCACATACTAGCCTATCTCAGGGGAACGTACAAAAATATCTCCCCAGTGACAGCCTACCGTGACCTTATAGGGGTGATAGTTTTGATTCTTAtagtctttttaatttttaggcCGATTGTAGAATGGATAGTAGAACGCACACCAGAAGGCAAACCTGTGGCAGATGTGTATGTACATGGTGCGGTTTTGAGCGTAATTGCTTCCGCCGTCTACTCCTCATTCTTCAATATGAAATACCTTTTGGGACCATTCTTTATGGGCATCATCATACCAGAAGGTCCACCTATAGGATCCGCATTGGAAGCAAAGTATGAGGCTCTTACAATGAACGTTCTTATACCAATCTCAATCGCATTCAGTACAATGAGATGCGACGTGATGAAGATCATCTACGAGTACGATGACATCATGTACAACATCTTCTTAATTGCTTTTACTGGTGTTTTGAAAATGGCGGCTGGGATGGTACCTTGCTTGTACTGCAAGGTACCACTCAAGGAGTCCATAGCCGCTTCCCTTCTCTTATGCACCAAGAGTTTCTCTGAAATCTTTCTATATGAATCAACATTCGACGATTCG TATATATCGCAGGCTACATATACGTTCTTGATACTTTGTGCGCTTATAAACTCCGGAGTTATCCCCACAGCCTTGGCCGGACTGTACGATCCAAAGAAGAAGTACATTGGTTACCAAAAGAGAAACATCATGAATCTCAAACCAAACTCAGATCTTAGTATCCTAACTTGTGTACACAAACCTGAGAACATCTCTGCAGCCATTTCATTTCTCCAATTATTTCCCTCCAGCATCATGGTCACAGTTCTCCACCTCGTGAAGCTTATAGGGAAAATTGTCCCGGTTTTAATCTCGCACAACGAGAAAACGAAACGGCTAGTGAATAACTCCTACATCCATACCGCAAACCTTGCCTTTAGCAAGTTGGAGTCGGTAACCATGACCATGTTCACTGCCCTCACACACGAGAACCTGATGCACGATGACATCTGCATGCTCGCGTTGGAACATGCCACATCGATGATTATTATCCCGTCGGGGAGGAAATGGGCTATAGATGGGACGTTTGAGTCAGAGGACGAAGCCATAAGACGTCTAAACAAGTCGTTACTCCAAAATGCACCTTGTTCTATTGGAATACTCGTGGACCGTGGACAGTTCTCGTGTAGAGGCACGAAAAGGTACCACATCAATGTTGGTGTGCTCTTCATTGGAGGCAAAGATGACCGTGAGGCTCTCTCActagtgaagaagatgaagcataaTCCTAGAATCAAAGTCACAGTGATCCAAGTTATCTCAAACCGAGAAACGGAGGCGACTGATTGGGAATACATTCTTGATCACGAAGTCTTAGAGGATCTTAGAAATACAGAAGCCAGTAATTGTATTTCATATACAGAGAGGATTGTGACCGGTGGTCCTGAAGTAGCCACCACCGTCCGGTTGCTCTCTGAAGCTTATGATCTCATGGTGCTTGGGAGAGATCACGGCATGGCACAACCGGACTTTGATGGACTCAAAGAGTGGACTGAACTCCCAGAGTTAGGTGTCATTGGAGATTTGCTAGCGGCTAGAGATCTTGACTCTAGAGTTTCTGTTTTggtagttcaacaacaacaacagacaTAA
- the LOC104715257 gene encoding cation/H(+) antiporter 10, with product MDTTIYSGDCRLSVFNISSQGLWENLKSPDVIFGYSLPLLEMQILLIFFFIVMSHMFLRCIGISQIASYMIAGIILGPQLLDVLEKSSGKLSVDPALDGTAMLRCISVFGSLMFTFLMTVRTSRRIAFHSGKLPVVIGIVSFFAPLFGLGFKNVFSNSIDPHYMPLDKALGERTAIVITQSAILLPSTTFILLELNILNSELGRLALSATVINDILGIFSMVLASIQATYVHVSHVTAYRDSVAVFIFILIVFLVFKPIVQWVIDRTPEDKPVKNVYVHAVILTAFASAAYFSFFNMKYILGPLMIGLIIPEGPPLGSALEAKYEKLTMNIFLPISITVSTMRCDGIRILTEFNDIFVNVFLTVLTLVLKLVACLAPCLYYKLPLNESIAVSLILSYKSFSDFILYEAVLDDTYISQATYAFLIIYSLLNAGIVPLVLRSMYDPKRKYVNYQKRDILHLEPNSHLRILTCLHKPENVSEIIALLQLLSSPNLDFPIAVTVLHLVKLVGQINPIIVSHNKKLKRLNNNSYIHTANLAFRKFMLESLESVTVTTFTAFSHENLMHEDICTLALDQQTSMIVLPSGRKWSIDGIFQSDDNSIRNLNQQLLDSAPCSIGILVDRGQFSRKSIVTSKKMYNIDVGVVFIGGKDDREALSLVKKMKHNLRVRVTVTRLVFNNDVEPNWDNVLDNEGLKDVKVREEINDIVYIERVVTSGAEVVTVVRSLAEEYDLMVVGRDHDMTSKELSGLMEWVELPELGVIGDLLAARDLNSNVSVLVVQQQQQQV from the exons ATGGACACGACTATCTACAGTGGCGATTGCCGACTATCCGTCTTCAACATCTCTTCTCAAGGATTATGGGAGAACCTAAAATCGCCCGATGTGATTTTCGGGTACTCGCTGCCTCTCCTGGAGATGCAAATACTACTtatattcttcttcattgtcaTGTCTCACATGTTCCTTAGATGCATCGGCATTTCCCAGATCGCTTCATATATGATT GCTGGAATTATTCTAGGGCCTCAGCTTTTGGATGTTCTAGAGAAATCTTCCGGGAAACTATCCGTGGATCCTGCGTTGGATGGAACCGCCATGTTAAGATGCATCTCGGTGTTTGGAAGCCTAATGTTTACGTTTTTGATGACTGTTAGAACCAGCCGGCGAATAGCGTTCCACAGCGGAAAATTACCTGTTGTGATCGGGATCGTGTCCTTCTTTGCTCCTCTGTTTGGTCTCGGTTTCAAAAACGTCTTCTCTAACAGCATTGACCCTCACTACATGCCGCTAGATAAAGCCCTAGGTGAACGCACTGCAATAGTCATAACCCAATCTGCGATACTTTTGCCTTCCACAACATTTATCTTGCTAGAGCTCAATATCCTCAACTCCGAGCTTGGTCGCCTTGCATTGTCCGCTACTGTCATTAATGACATCTTGGGGATATTTTCCATGGTACTCGCCTCTATACAAGCAACCTACGTGCATGTTTCACATGTCACAGCTTACCGTGACAGTGTCGCGGTGTTCATCTTTATTCTCATcgtctttcttgtttttaagcCGATTGTGCAATGGGTCATTGACCGCACACCAGAAGACAAGCCTGTGAAGAATGTATACGTTCATGCCGTGATTCTGACAGCATTTGCTTCTGCTGCTTATTTTTCGTTCTTCAACATGAAATACATCTTGGGACCATTAATGATCGGCCTCATCATACCGGAAGGTCCACCGTTAGGATCGGCCTTGGAGGCTAAGTACGAGAAGCTTACGATGAACATATTCTTACCAATCTCAATCACAGTCAGCACAATGAGATGTGATGGAATAAGGATCTTAACCGAGTTTAATGACATCTTCGTCAACGTCTTCCTAACAGTTTTAACACTTGTCCTAAAACTGGTCGCATGTCTTGCACCTTGCTTGTACTACAAGCTACCTCTCAATGAATCTATTGCTGTTTCTCTCATCTTAAGCTACAAAAGTTTCTCTGATTTCATTCTCTATGAAGCTGTATTGGATGACACG TATATATCGCAGGCCACATACGCGTTCTTGATCATTTATTCGTTACTAAATGCTGGGATTGTCCCTCTGGTCTTAAGGAGCATGTACGATCCGAAACGAAAGTACGTTAATTACCAGAAAAGGGACATACTGCACCTAGAACCAAACTCACATCTTCGAATCCTAACTTGTTTGCACAAACCAGAAAACGTCTCTGAGATCATTGCATTGCTCCAATTGTTATCCTCCCCAAACCTAGATTTCCCGATCGCGGTCACAGTTCTTCACCTCGTAAAGCTCGTTGGTCAGATCAATCCTATCATAGTATCACACAACAAGAAATTGAAACGACTTAACAACAACTCTTACATCCATACCGCAAATCTTGCATTCAGAAAGTTCATGCTAGAAAGCTTAGAGTCCGTAACCGTGACAACGTTCACCGCCTTCTCTCATGAGAACTTGATGCATGAAGATATTTGCACACTCGCACTTGACCAGCAAACATCGATGATTGTCCTACCGTCGGGGAGGAAATGGTCCATCGATGGAATATTTCAGTCTGACGATAATTCCATAAGAAATTTAAACCAGCAATTGCTAGACAGTGCGCCTTGTTCTATAGGCATACTAGTGGACCGCGGGCAGTTCTCACGAAAAAGTATTGTAACAAGCAAAAAAATGTACAACATTGATGTTGGTGTGGTCTTCATTGGAGGCAAAGACGATCGAGAGGCACTATCGCTGgtaaaaaagatgaaacataACCTTAGGGTCCGTGTAACCGTGACCCGACTCGTATTCAACAATGACGTAGAGCCAAACTGGGATAACGTTCTGGATAATGAAGGTTTAAAGGATGTAAAGGTTCGAGAAGAAATCAATgatattgtttatatagaaagGGTTGTGACCAGTGGTGCAGAGGTAGTCACCGTTGTCCGATCGCTGGCTGAAGAGTACGATCTTATGGTTGTTGGGAGAGATCATGATATGACATCAAAAGAATTGTCAGGACTAATGGAGTGGGTCGAACTTCCAGAGTTAGGTGTCATTGGGGATTTGCTGGCAGCTAGAGATCTCAACTCTAATGTCTCGGTTTTAGTagttcagcaacaacaacaacaagtgtGA